In the Deltaproteobacteria bacterium genome, GATTTCTGAAGTGACGTCGATATCGCGAGGCCACACGCCGTCTCCTGGGCACCAACCGGCGCGGCCATATTGCCAGTTGCCACCCTGAGGGCTGCAGGAGTTTTGAGCGCAATCGTAGCGCCACGGCGTCCATGCATCGGCACTGTTACCGGCACTTACTTCGTGCCAGCGCATTGAGAACTCAGCTGCGTTGTCGGTGTTACCTTGGCCGTGGCCTGTAACGGTTACACGGACCATGGCGCTTTCGGTTTCTTCATCAAATACAACTGGCTGATCCACGAGATGGTTTGTGACGGGATTACCAGGGTTGCCGTAAACGAGGTGGCCGAAGTCCCAGAGGTTGACCACACGGTAGGGTTCCAGATCGGGAATGCCGCGCTCAAAGTCGAAGGTTACGGTGACTTTCCAGCCTCGGTCGCCGCCAATCCAGGTGGAGATGAAGAGGCTGAGCTCTTGTTCGCCGCGCAGTAAATGCGTGAACGGGGTTACATCGTAAGACCAAGCACAGCTGCCAGGATAGCCGCTGGAGGCATCGATGGCGTAGGGCGTGATGAAGCGGGCTATTTCGTGGTTTTCGCCGCTTGAGTGATTCAAGCTCACGCTGCCGTATCGATCCCAAGGGTCACAGCCGCCATCGGGGCATTCGAGGGTCATATGCATGGTGGCAGAAACAAAATGCTCAGATTCAGCGGGGAATGTGAATGTCTCATTTTGAGCCGTAGCCCAGCTGATGACGGTATCGTTGAAGGCTTGCACTTGAACGGTCCCAGTACCAGCAGTGAGACCGCTTGTATCGCAGGTGCCGCCAGTGTTGTCGTCGCCGCCATTTCCGTTATCACCATTGTCAGTGCCATCGGGCCCTGAGACGACCAGCATGGCGACTGTCCTTGAATTATATTCAGTAGAAACTCCCGTGGAGTTTAAGCAGCTGTAGTCCCAGGTTTCCGTAGAGTTTACATAATATATACCGGGCTCGGTTGGAGCGGTGAAGGTGGTGCTTTCGTTGAAGCTCCAGTTACCGGTGCTGCTGCCCAAACAAAGGTTCATAATGCCGTTGAGGCGCACATAAAATTGGGTAATGCAGCCAGGGCACGATGTTTGGTTGTTGACGACCCAGCCACCAACTTGAAGGCTGGTGCTGGTGCCAGGCTGAACTTGAGCAACTCTGTTGCCAGAGCCATTCATATTGACGCTATCAAACGTAATGGTTCGGCCCATAGCACTGTAACTGGTGTTGCCAGCTTCCGGACAGACGGTTTCCTCCGTCCAAGCGCCGCTGACGCATTCTAGCGTTTTGGCGCCAGTGGTGCCGCCAGCGCAGCTTGCCAGTTGGTAGTCTAAAGTGCCATTTGCGCAAACATCCGTGCCGCTGCAGGTTTCGGTTTGGGCCCATGCGCCATCGGCGCAGAGTTCTTCAAAGGTGCCTTCGTTATTGAGTCCACAGGTTTCAGAGCCAGCTTGCGTGGTGCCGTTTTGGCAAATATCCGTACCGGTACAGGTGTCCGTATCCATCCATGAGCCATTTTCGCATGTTTGGACAAAGACGCCTTCATTGTTCAGGCCGCAAGCAGTTGTGCCGTTTTGAGTGTCGCCATCGGTGCATTCTGGATCAGGCTCGGTGGTGCTTGGGTCAGAGGTGTCGGTGGCGTCAGATGTATCCGAGGCATCTGTGGTGTCTGAAGCATCAGAGCTGTCTGAAGTATCGGTGGAATCCGTGGGGTCGGCAGCATCCGTGGCATCGTTCGAATCTGTGGAGTCGGTTGGATCCGGCGTGGATGCATCGGCTTCGGTGGTATTGCCGGTTGGATTGGATTCCTGAGTGGTACAGCCGTAGAGGGCCACGGAAATCGAAAGAAGAGCTACTGATAAGCGCACTGGATGCATGAAGTATCCCCATGAAAAGTGAAGCGGTGCTGCGACGACACCGTTGGTCGCGGTTGTTACAAATGCCAATTCCGGTGTCAATTGTGGCACATGTAAATACCTCCAGGAGAGTCTAAAAGGGCTATATTCTGATATTTTTTCAAAGTTTACATAATCTGACTTATCAGACAAACGGGTAAATCTGGGGCCGGAGCAGGTTCCGCCATCGTTCTTAAGATATCAGCTGATGCGTGAGCATGTCTTTTGTGGATTCAGGCGTCGATGGATTGATAACAAGCCCTGTGGCGATGCCCGATATTTGCTTCCAGGGAAATATCCAATCATCGCTTGTTGTATTTTTTCTCTCCGTTTTAGCAAGGATGTTGGTTGTGACGTCTGCGAGAAGCTTCAGTGACTTGATGGAGCTGTAGGGATTTGTAGATAAATTGTACATGCACCTTAGGCACTCGGAACTTGGTTTGTTTCCGAACTCTGTTCCCATTGTGAGACATAGATTATCAAGCATAGATGGCGGAATATTCCGATTGGCGGCGAGATGCTGAAGAATATCGGGTGCACCGAGCTGCTCGAAAAGAGTCAAGAAGTGAATGTTTCTGTTGTTTTTTGCAGTGCGCCGACAAAGGTTTCTCAGTGACGTACGTGATTCAGAGTTAGCTCCTACTCCTAAAGTTGAACGTAAGCGATCCCGCAATTCAGGGCTTAACCGTTCCAGGTTTTGTAACTCTATCAACCACTTTTTTATACGGCGGTAAATTTCCTGGTGATCCTCGACTGAAGTTGTGAACGAGGTGTTAAAACTTAAAGCCTGAGTAACTTGGTCTTTATCTAAACTCAGCAAATGCTTAAGTGCCGCAAAAGGTGTTTGAGAATGACGTGCGGCCAAATCTTGGACTTCAGTGGACGATTCTCGACTTAAAGCGTCAAGCGTTGCCGGTGAAGTTTGCGGGTAACGCGCCAGGAACTTTTGAGCAGCCACGGGTAGCTGCTTAACTTCTTCGGCATCCATAGTCAGTTTTATGGGATTGGTTTTTAGCTCTCTTATCAATAGCGAGGCTTCTGCTGACTCAGCCACAGTAGCCTCATGGTCATCCAAGAGTTGGTTGACGGTATTCAAGTTGGTAGATGGGTTGCTCCCTACCATTTCTCGCAAGACCGGATCCGGTGATATTGCAAGCACATCCAGCGCCAATTCAGGAGTAGATGGATTTTTGGCCACCTCCTTCCTTACAGATTCATCGGAATCTTGGGAAAGCAAAGTCAGGGATTCGGGCGGGCTTTGTGTGTGGTGAGCAACCGACAGTCGAACCCACTCACTTGGATCGGTAGAAAATTTGAGTCGCTGCGCCGAGCGAAGTTGACGATTATAAACCAGGTTCGAGCGAACATGTTCATCAGAATCAGATAGCAATTGATTGATGGTTTTGAATTCCGAAACCCGGTTTGCAACTAGAGAGCGGACCAGTGGATCCGGCGCTTGGGCTAACAATTCTATGTGCCTGTTCATGTGACTCCCTCCATCTGCAAGTCATATACCTGAGCTGAACATTTGTATAGTGGGCGATTGCTTTGTTGATGAAAGTATTGAATCGACAGCTGGGGTTCGTAAGGAGGAACCAAAATATATCAACCGGTTATGAGAGGCTGAGCGCTGATCTTACCCTATTGATTGCTTAAGCTTTCTTGCCCTTTTTGGCTGGACGGCTAAAACAATAAGTATGGAAGCATCTACAACCCAAGCTCTGATTAAGTTTCTCTACGAAGGCCGCGGCGAGTGCCCACAGGATGCGCTGAACGCGGAAGTTATGTTCCAAGATCCCTTGGTGATGGTCGAAGGCAATCAGCCCGTTGAAGCGATGTTTTTAAGAATCAACAAGCTCTTTCCCGCCACCGAGATTGTATCGTTGGTGCAAGACCCGTACGCCGAGCATTACAACACTTGGAATATGACCGTGGACTATAAGCGCAAGCCCGATGGCTACCCGCGCACCATCGTATCGACTTTAGAAATCGACCTCAAAGACGACAAAATCATCCGCATGACCGAACACTGGATTAAGCCGGTGAAGCTTCGCGGTGATAAGAAGAATGTCTTGGGTAAGATGTTTCGTAAGCGTTTGGGCGGTTTGCTTGGGCGTTGATGCCTGCTGATTAGGTTGAGTGCCTAGTCAAGCAGATGCCGGCTACTCTCGATAATCAACGAACACACTGAGCTGCTGACGAACCTGCTTTAAGGCTGTCAGTATTATCACCGCCGCCAAAGGCAAAGTACCCGCCTGCAAAATAAAACTCCCATGCATAAGCAGGATCCACCACATAGGAAGTTGACGACCAAAGCCATGCGCTTGGGAAGTTGGGAAAGAACTCTGCATCAACAGTAGGCGCTGTCGCATTACCTAGGCCACACCAATTCCGTGCTGGATAGCCAAGTGGTCCGTCATCACACACAACAAGGCTCACAAGCTCCACTTTCGTTGGCACCCGCCAATCGGTATAGCCAGCAAATTCCAAATCGTTGCATGTGTCCCACAAAAAGCTGCTGCCGCCGCCATCGAGTTCGTCACCCGATACACCGCCGTTGCAGCTGTTGTCTATTTCAGAGCAATATCGAAAGGTCGTCTCGTTGCCCAAGCAGGTGTTGCTATCGGCATCAAAAGTCATGCCTTGGGCGCATTTCATCCAGGTGATGTCTCGGCCTACATCTGTGATTGTACCGTTGAGGTTATCAAAATACTCGCAGGTGCTGTTGTCGTTGGTGGCATCGCTATCACAAACGCCGCATCCATCCACACTTGCCATCCCGCCCCATGCTCCTGCGCAGTCTTGTGTGCAGTCGTTTGTGGCATCATCGTCGCATGTTCCGCATTCATCGATGGTAGCACTGCCGCCACATGTTCCTGCGCAGTCTAGTGAGCCGTCGTTTGCGGGGTCATCGTCGCATGTTCCACATTCATCTGTTGTAGCGGTTCCGCCCCATACTCCTGCGCAGTCTTGCGTGCAGTCGTTTGTGGCATCATCGTCGCAAGTTTCGCACTGGTCGCAAATACTCTCGCCATCAGTGATGCCGGGAGTACCACTGCACCCTGCAAGCACGAGGCTTACAAAAAAGACTAAACACCACTTTTTTGAATATATCATTTTACGAATCCTGTATTGGGAACACTCTTGAGCTGACGCGAGCCGCTTTAATCAGTGAGAGCCAGGATGGGCTAAGTGATCTAAGCAAGTTGTTTCCCAGTATCCTTTCAAGATACTGAGGCCGTATCAAGGCGTCATCTGATTCCAAGCCTTCCCCACCCATGGACACCCTCCAGTTCCAACCCACCTTAGGCTTGCCGCAAGCCCTGGCTTTGCCCTGTGATTTATCGGTTCTGGAGAGCGTCTCGCTAAGTACATAGAAAGCCGACATCGACGCCGGCTCCTATACTAGGACCTTAAAGCTTGAACGGCGTTCGCTGTTTCAACGAGAGATTCTTCAAAGGGGCGTGGTGTCCAGTTGAACAACTCACGGGTCTTGGAGTTGTTGCCTTTGATGTTCATATCGAGCCATCCGCGCATGGCCTTAGCCTCGCGGTCAAAGAGCGCGACAATACGCAGCATGATGCTTGGCGCTATGCGCTGGCTTGGCCCGTCGAATCCGTTGTCGTTTAGAATTTTTGCAATTCGAGAAAAGCTGATGGCCTCTTCGCTGGCGGCCAAGATTCTTAGCCCTGCCGCCTTGGGGTGGGTCATAGATTTTAGATGAATTTCGGATACGTCGCGGACATCAATCATAGGAAACGCGATGTTGGGAACCATGGGCATTTCACCGGCCAACCATTTACTCATCATCTCCATGCTTTGACCGGAAATATTACGACCCAGTGGTGGGCCAAAAACCCCTCCTGGATTCACGCTAACCAGTTCCATAGGACTATGGTCTGATTGCTGCTTGATGAAATCCCATGCTGCTTTTTCCGCAAGTGTTTTACTTTTGGCGTAAGTGCTGGTCTGCGACGAGTCGGTTGGAGTCCAGCTTTCTGGCCCGAAGGTAC is a window encoding:
- a CDS encoding DUF1566 domain-containing protein, yielding MIYSKKWCLVFFVSLVLAGCSGTPGITDGESICDQCETCDDDATNDCTQDCAGVWGGTATTDECGTCDDDPANDGSLDCAGTCGGSATIDECGTCDDDATNDCTQDCAGAWGGMASVDGCGVCDSDATNDNSTCEYFDNLNGTITDVGRDITWMKCAQGMTFDADSNTCLGNETTFRYCSEIDNSCNGGVSGDELDGGGSSFLWDTCNDLEFAGYTDWRVPTKVELVSLVVCDDGPLGYPARNWCGLGNATAPTVDAEFFPNFPSAWLWSSTSYVVDPAYAWEFYFAGGYFAFGGGDNTDSLKAGSSAAQCVR
- a CDS encoding aldehyde reductase, with translation MSSETVLVTGISGYIALYCAGDLLRAGYKVRGSVRSKAKEKEVRATMEAASIDSTHLEFVELDLNSDSGWAEATKDCTYVMHVASPFVMKNPKSESDMIQPAVDGTLRALRASKAAGVKRFVLTSSTVAMMGTQKSGTFGPESWTPTDSSQTSTYAKSKTLAEKAAWDFIKQQSDHSPMELVSVNPGGVFGPPLGRNISGQSMEMMSKWLAGEMPMVPNIAFPMIDVRDVSEIHLKSMTHPKAAGLRILAASEEAISFSRIAKILNDNGFDGPSQRIAPSIMLRIVALFDREAKAMRGWLDMNIKGNNSKTRELFNWTPRPFEESLVETANAVQALRS